From Mya arenaria isolate MELC-2E11 chromosome 1, ASM2691426v1, a single genomic window includes:
- the LOC128240762 gene encoding uncharacterized protein LOC128240762 encodes MTRVTTVSLKISSIMNQYPGLQQAVQLGKKCMFILRDKLDQDFSDIFVYFLGNKEVNSLKDIFHFKIKEEFSTTFELKTFRQMLKERNVEKIHSRLDITVASFDAVLDNKLGSNFEDGLIVIRDEKSNLKLIERSLLGVVKDQTPFDVCTSEDFLGTFVAVLQRIYLYRHKEAIIRLRSLYECRQNRQSSFPCKRVLSEVYNNGPVDDQTTQQNQSKMMGSKRKRDVNCKCEASEPSTSRTRSGKKFRNSYEDEPMQVELDLIKDTLHEAIVLYRRSRIPDSENPFPKKELLTLTCELSRAIYAVDKRIYGCGFRNYTLEVFVNLIECSQSEEGRLSLQKRIKK; translated from the exons ATGACGCGAGTCACTACGGTTTCACTGAAAATCAGTTCCATCATGAACCAATATCCCGGTCTGCAGCAAGCAGTCCAACTGGgcaaaaaatgcatgtttatctTAAGGGATAAACTGGATCAGGATTTTAGCGATATATTTGTGTACTTTCTTGGTAACAAAGAAGTAAATAGCTTAAAAGATATCTTTCACTTCAAAATCAAAGAAGAATTCAGTACAACGTTTGAATTGAAAACGTTCAGACAGATGTTGAAGGAAAGGAATGTTGAAAAGATACATTCTAGACTTGACATTACTGTAGCATCTTTCGATGCCGTTCTAGATAACAAGTTGGGATCAAATTTCGAAGACGGATTAATTGTTATTAGAGACGAAAAAAGTAACCTAAAACTTATCGAGAGATCTCTTTTAGGAGTTGTTAAAGATCAAACACCGTTTGATGTTTGTACGTCTGAAGATTTTTTGGGTacatttgttgctgttttacaAAGGATATATTTATACCGACACAAAGAAGCAATTATTCGTTTAAGGTCATTATACGAATGCCGACAGAACAGGCAGTCGTCTTTTCCTTGCAAACGAGTACTTTCTGAAGTGTATAACAATGGCCCAGTTGATGATCAAACAACACAACAAAACCAAAGTAAAATGATGGGATCGAAACGAAAACGTGATGTGAACTGTAAGTGTGAAGCCAGTGAACCTAGCACGTCTAGGACAAGATCAG GCAAGAAGTTTAGGAACTCTTACGAAGATGAACCTATGCAAGTGGAACTCGATCTTATAAAGGACACATTGCATGAAGCGATTGTGTTATACAGAAGAAGTCGAATTCCCGACAGCGAAAATCCTTTTCCTAAAAAGGAATTACTTACTCTCACATGCGAG CTTTCTAGGGCAATATATGCAGTTGATAAACGAATATATGGGTGTGGGTTTCGGAATTACACCTTGGAAGTATTCGTTAATCTCATCGAATGCAGCCAATCTGAAGAAGGGAGACTTTCACTGCAAAAGCGCATAAAAAAGTAG